TGCCTTTAGGCCTTTAGAATAGACGATGCCTGCCTGACTGCCTTCCGGTCCTCCACTATGTTTGTGCAATGAAGCGTTGGGCTTTTATAACGCCAACAGCCAGCTGAGGGACTCCAGGATGAGCGTAGTCAGTCATTGAGAAGCTGTAAAAAGCTGAGGGAAAATtcttaatttacaaaaaagaaacgaaacgcaacgaaaaaaggaaaaactccGCTGCGCAATAAATGAAACGTAAGGTAAAAGAACGAAACTCAACAACTCGACGAGAGGCGGGGCTTCCTTGCAGGACAATCGTGGCAGGACTTCAGTGCCCCCAACTGTTTTTGGTTTGGACACAACCGACAAACCCCCGCCTCCGCCCCGCCTTGCAGCGATGTTCACGCACTGAAAGCTTTCCGCTCCACTTGTCCGTTCCTTTGATTCTCACGGTTTTTGATTTGAATGCCCCCCAACCCATGACGCTCCACCTTGACTGCGCCAGGAGCGCCGAGCTGTATCTTTGAGATACTTAGATACGTATATATTTTAATGTGCGCTTTATTAACAGCTTTAGATAGCAGCATTTCAGCATTACAGCTTTCGCTGGCTGACTGCTTGACTGCCCGGACGAAAGTCCTTCCCTCACAGATCTGCCCGATGGCTCTGCGTGTCCTGGGCGATTTGTTGGCCAGGTGGGGCTGCGCTTTTCTTACCCTGGGCGATGGACGCCAAGTTATCGTTGGGGAATTTGCATTGTGGATGGCAAATTCATCTCGATTGAATTTTGTCTGCAGCTGACAGGTTTCGTTTGCGATGTTGCCAGTTTTCCTCACCCATCCTCAAATTGATTACAAGCTATCATAAATTTTGCACAGAAATTAATGGTCAAAATGAGTAAAATAGTTTCACGCAGGTATTAAGCTAAGTAGGATATGGTGGATATAAAGGTGTTAATGCTTCAGTTATTtaggtatatatattatgtagatattttattaaatttcgaAATTTGATGCGTTTAATCACGTTTTTCCCAAACTCTTTCCTCTTCAATTAGAAACTTAAAGGCGTTAATGCAGCAACACATGAGTCCAATCCTTGGCAGCTACCCTGCTGTCAGAGCCATCACAAAAATTACATTTTGCCGGCTAATtacaatttcaaattaaatcaCAAGTAATTAGCTGAAAGTCAAAGACAAACATGGCAAACAATGGGGCGGGCTTGGGAATTTGACAGCATTTTATGATTTACAAACGCAATGTAGATTTTTTGCCTAATGGTCTTTTGTTACCCGCTTGAcaggtgggtggtggttgtCGGTTGTTGGTTGTTCGGTGGTAtttggtgggtgggtggtgcggATCAGGGGTCACGCCACTGCCAGAATATTTGCCTGCCAAATGAAAGACATTAAAAGCGACAACAAGCAGCCAAATGGGCAAAACAGGCGACACATTAAAATCCATTTTTAATGTTGATGTGAGTCCGCACCACCGCCCCCTCAACCGCCCACATTTTTCCGAAGCATTTTCTTCCTTATGTACCATTTTCCCCGGcgtgtttattatttatacatGTGTCTGTCTGTTCTCGCCTCTCTTTGACTTTTGACGTAGCCGATCCCTcatctccagctccagctccaaccCCGGCTCCAACAACCCACAATCCCACccacaaaatgcgcatttccACCATTAGTCTGACACGACGTCCGTTAGAAATGTAATCTAAATAATTACTTTTATTGCGATTTCGCCGTATGGTAATCAGCGGAATCGGAATGGTGTGTCAAGCATTTTTCACCGTTTTCAGCTCCTGAGTTATTTTTATGGCGCATATTAATGAGTTTAACTTCCGCAGTGGAGCAGCTAAAAACGAAACATTTCTTGTCATTAATTTCAatgttttataaaaattagCCTTAAGCAAACTAACATTTATAAGCAGGCACTTGAAAAGGAGTCACAGtatagatataaaaaaattcTCAAGTAATTTATACGCGTGTTATTTGTAGGGGAATTCCTTTGGTTACTTGCCATGTACCATTCCTCAGGTCCACGTGGTGCCCACTTCAGGCGATCCTCGCAGCGTGATCAGTTGCCCAGGCGGAGCAGCTCGTCCACCATGGATATGGGACACTACTTCCAGAGAATACGCCGCGGAAGCACTTGCGAGGCGGAGAGGCGAGCGGCTAAGGCGGCCCAGGACGCCAATGTGCCACCGGCCAGGCTCTTTCTGCGCTCCACCTCTCGGGGATTGCGTCGTGTCCTCGAGATCTATATGCCACGATTTCAGCCcgacgaggaggagcagcgGTCAGAGGACGAACTTGGCGAGTCAGCCAGGACACGGGAGCCACAGGAAGCTCCGCCCATTGCCACCAACTGGGCGGTGGTGACGTGGCGGACGTCGAACGCGGTCGCCTGATGGCATCGTGCAGAGCTTGGATTTGTTGTAAGTGGACTTGCTGCACTCCATCGAACTTTTAATAATCTGCTGCTGCCGACAGTAACGACCACTTGATGGGGCACCTCCTGCACTTGGGAGTGGAGGATGATTGAAAAAAGAGAAACAATGCCACCAACATCTGCTTCCAATTACACTCGGTTGGGGATGGGGAAAAGCCCCAACGGGCTGGTTTCTTCAGACATCAACACGAGCACTTACTTTCTTGTTCTGGAACTCGGGGCGTCGTACGAATGTCAACGGAATGAATGTTTGTCAGCTATCAAAAACTCTATGGAAATGGTAAAACAATCTTTTAATTGGCAGCAGCAAAATTGTTAATATATTTGTAAGTGGTTATTTGAATAAATCATGGACAATTTTGTAAAAATACccattatttatattataatgGTTGTGTATAAAGAACCTTGCATACTCTTTTACTCCTTGAGTGAAGGGTATAATAAATGCCTTAGCAGctacttaaatattttgtaaaatgcaaaaattaagTATATTTTCATATATCTTCATACTAAAATACCCAACCTATCATATTTGAAGTCATGTTTCTTACAAGCTCAACTCAAAGTTTCAAATTTCACGAAATGTTTCATTGAATATGGCTTCCGTGCAGATCTGGATGTTCAGGACCTCTTGCGCTGCCATCTTTCCATTTGGGCACGCTTACTTTAGCGCCCTGTCGCCCATTTAGCCATCCAGGctcatccacatccgcatcctgGCCACCGCGCGTCCTTGCTCACTTCGCCATATGCTTTGCATAACTTAGGGCGCAACAGGAAATGAATGGAACACGCCCCACCGACTGAAACATAACGAAATGTGGGGAGAACAAcgtggcagcagcaaaaacaacaaacaggGCCGTGGCACAGTTATTCCACGTACTTTCCCCACACTTCTGCCGACTTTCTCCCCGCGGCAGACAGCATAAAATACTCTTGTAATAACAATTTAAAGCCGAACGCCAAGTGATACGCTTTAATATATGCAAttcattttgcaattttgatttttattttcccagCATGGCGGCGCTATGACTCAAACATAACACAGAAGGATACATAAGTATCTGGGGGATTTCCCGGAATTAAAATCATCAAAATATCGAATACCTCTAAGCCCGATATCAAATGCACAAATACTGAACTTTAATTTGGCCCTCTGGCATCTGCGTGTGCTCCCAAAGCGATTTTATTAActgcaaacaaaagcaaaaaaaaaaaaaaaaaatggaggCAGGGAAAGaaggaaaagctggaaaaaggGAAAGTCAAAGCCGCAGAAgaactttttattttgctcACATAACtttcttattattttgttttccttttcatCTCGGCGATAATGCCGTCTCTTTCCTTTTGCCGGTCCATGTTTCCTTTGAACTTTATCTTAgttgtttgccttttgttattgttgccacATTTGGATAAATTTGCGTGTGTTTATGAATACTGTATGTAGTATCTCGGCGgaaacaaatattttcaacTTTTGTCGCTCAACTTTTATGCCAAACATTCAGTTGTTCCTCTGCCTCCATTTTCAACTGAAAATATTGAGTGCGCCAAAAGTTTTCTCTACGTGTATGCACATTTAatcaaatttttatatatgctGTGTGTTTTTGTCAGTGAATCCCGAACAACAATGGCCAGCAGCACACTCTACATATATTCTAAGCCtttttgggccacaagttgTATTTGGCCAAGCGAACAAGTTGTACGCAGAACTTCCACTTCCCCACAAACTTACTCTTGTGTGGCCAGTTTTTATCAGTTTCCGAGCAAACTGTCATCGGGCTCTGCTTATTTTATAGTTATTCCATTTCGAATGCAAAAACATGGCTGGTTATGCAATTGGTTTTTAATCAGCCCACATTTAAGCATTTATTTGAAAAGTGGCCTGGCCTTAACTTTAAgttggttttcttttgttttggtcgaatttcttttactttttgcaAAAGTTTGCATATTTCATGCATACTTAAAATATATTCCCCAAAAAACTTTCACTAAGAAAGACCGCTCGGTGTACATTATGGCGCTTTGATCCCGCTCCTTATTGATGTTTCGTGCGGGGAATCCCCTTTTGGTTGAGTTTTGGTCCTTGGGGTTTTTGTGCTTGACCGACTTTTCCGCACTCCTGAGTTTCGGGCGTGTGCGGCACGAACCCAAATCGAGTATACGACTTGTGTGCCCTGCaattattaaaaatgcattcccattaatttaaattagcaCACGCTGCGAGAGCCGAGCACAGCATCATTAAAAGTGGAGTGGGTGTGGGGCAGTCGGAGTTGAAGTTGGAGCCGGAGCCCGAATGGGCCActaccaaccaaccaacctaCCTACCTACCTACCTTCGTCCTGTCGGATTAAAACtacaattaaattcaaataaaaccGAATATCCTGCGGTGCTTTTTATGTGTGCGCTTGTAATATAAATCCTTTGGCTAATGGGGGCTACGCACACACTCAAGCACCAGCAGCACTCGCCAGAGCTCCAACTGTTCGCAGCAGGAGCTCTCTGCTCCGAGCTCCATGCCTCTTGCTCCCAGTTCCATGCTCCCGAAAAACGTGGAAAAAGAGCAATGAACCGAAAACAAAGGACGAGTTCCTTGGAGCAGCGAAGGTCCTGGCGCTCGGACCCCAAAACAGCAGTTATGCAACGCACTCGTGTGGAGATACTAATGAACAGAACTCAGCGCCTGCGATTCCGCTGGCGAATGAGATTCGCTGCCACCATGCCACCTGGTGCGGATCCAGCTCGGAGGATCCTCTTCGCTGGATTTGGGTGACTAAATTGTGGGCACTAGCTGGAAGTCTACATAAAACTGCATTGCTTATggaattaattattttattgtattaaAGCTTAGAAGTTATAGTACTTAGAAGTCGAGGAGCTTAGTTTTAGTCATGTACAATTTGTCTTTGAAGCGAAGTTCATTCTATTATAATTCCAATATTATTAaagttattgtttttgtttataactCGATCCTTGACATAATTCCTATATAAAGACCAAAgcacatacccctttgtaagAGTTTAAATGAAGTttacatatatgtagatacagatacaagtGCCCGCGCAGAATCGTAATAACCTTTTAATAATCAGCTCAAAGCCGGTAACCGTTTACATTATCAGAGATAATGCACTCAGCCGTGGACAAACGGCGGCATTTCAGCTTAATGTGCATTTAAgtaaataattgaaatttattgcaATTCAGGCAGAGCCCTCTTCTCTCAAAAGGTACAAAGCGAATGGGAAATAATGCGGCTCAATGAAATGATTGTGATGTTCAGTGATTTTAAGAGTTGCTACTTACTAGTCGAGAAATGCTTAATTTGCTTGATTTGATTTGGTTGGCTTGGCTTAAATAGCATTCACAAATTATTTAAGAAGCAAAACTAGACTAGCAGTTTTACATCTTTTACCTACTTGCCACAAATCCAAATGGGAAGGCTTGTTGAGCTGCAAAAGTCGTGTCTAACAATGGTAAGAAGGTTTCCCAACTGGGGTTTGCGACTGCCCCTTTTTGTGGCAGGTCTTATTAATGTCACGTGGGCCGGTTTTAAGTACTCCCCGATGTGCGACGATGCATGCGGCAGGAAAATGTTCTCGCATCAAATGCAGCTTTCCGTATGTCGACCGAAAATAATCAGGAATCTGGGAGTCCGCAGCTCGACATCTGGAAACTGGGCagtgggaactgggaactgggaaaCCTTCCCCCACGTTCGGCCAATTATCATGCGCCCAAATTAGCAGCAGGCCGACCCCAGCGAATATCAAAGTAAAGTTTtcttatgccaaaaaaaaaaaaacaagaagcACATTGAAACTTAACAGAAGCAAATTACGCACACGAATTACCCTGGACAATaaaaaagaacacaaaaaaatggaGAAGAATGGCGAATAAATTATGAACAAGGGGGGGTGGCATGAGTTTTCGGGGTGGTTCAACATCTACTTGCGCGTCTAATTTGTTGGAAAATtagttttgtgtgttttgtgcGTGTAATTTTCATGCAAGCCGATGGAGATCTGCACTTGATTTTGATTGAAATACGCTGAGAAAGGAGCAGCAAAGGAATACTTGATGTGGGCCAAGTCGCCAATGGGCTACCTCAGCAGAATAACTGGATGTACTGGGCAAAAATATagagtaataaaaatttaccttgaatttttataaattattaatgacCACTTTCAGAAAAACTCGCAAAAAGAGAAATCTACATTTTTTTTCTGAATttcaaaaacaattttttcgAATGAAAAGTTTCtattttgcttttatttgtaATTTCCATATTCTGAGAGTTGTTCAAAGGTCTATTATAAAGTCTAATCATAATTTTAAGCACTCTTCTCTCTGTTTCATATTCACTTTGCTCGTTGGTATAAAAAAACTTTACAATGTATTTTATACTTCCTCTCagaaatattcatttttttctgGCTTGTCGTCTGCTCTGCATTTTTTTGCTTTCGAGTAAACATTCGCACGTTTTCTGTGAAATTGTTTTCGCTTAAGTGCCGCTGTCTTTTTGCCTTTGGTTTTTATTCTTAATTTCAGTTCCCAGTGGACGGGGTTGGCATTGAGTTGGCTGCGACTGCGCAGACGACTCGTCTTGGGATTCCTGGGGAGCAGGGGATACTCCTTGATTATGAGGGCGTCACTGCACGCAGCAGACAGACTTGCCTTGTTATTTCAGCGCACTGCAATCAAATGAACGAGGGAAGAGGTCTGGAAAAGATTCTCTAGCCGCATTTTGAATACCCTTAGACAGCAGATATATGTGATTTATTCAGGGATTTTTCCATACTTTGAGTATATTCAAAAAGGaatacaataaaaaaaggGGTAGTGGTATCCTTTTAAGGGTCATGCCTTAGATTTGCTTAAACCAActaatttaactttttttcTTGAAAGGGCATATGACTTGGAAAAGTATTCCTTCGCAAGGGATTCTGACAGGAAACTTGTTTAATTGGCTGAGAACTGAAGGAGGCGTGGATTTCGCTGTTAAGGCATTTTTAAGCGGAATAAGTGGATTCATTCTGCACTTGCTCACTCATTAGCTGCTCAAGTAGAAGATCTCGGTGCAAAATGTATCGAACTGGAAGCCCAAAGttgaattcaattcaattagcAGCATATTTTGCTGGCGCGATACGAAAGCagtgccaaaaaataaaaagaaagaTACAATGCCCGCAGATAGTGGCAATTTATGGGGCTCATGCCATTGTCAGCATGTGGTTTCAGGtcccttttttatttatttagttttttattattttgttttttttttttttttgcatgttTTGACACTGCAGGCCAAGAAGATGGCACAGAGTGGAAAAACAGGGGGATGCCCTGCTGTTCACACTCAATGGCATGCGATCTTCGGAGTCCAGAGAATGTCTCTTTTGGGGGGCAGTGCGGAACTTTTCCTATAGCCCGTGGGGGTGGATATGGGATACGGGAGGTGACAGGCTCTTTCGGAGCCCAGACTCCACGTTGCGTGGCGTCGAAATGATTTAAAAGCTGGCGTGAGTGAATACGCTTGCTCAACGAGCCACTCAACATGCTGACCCCAATCCCAATGTGTGTCTGGAGCCAATTAAGGATCGCACTCAGAGCTCAGGAATGCTCCAAAAACGAAATTGAGATACTTTACATgtttgtatattatttaacaaaatgtTAAACAAGTTAAATGTTAGCAAGTATTGTGCGACTGTTTCAAAACGAAATTATTACTAAATGTTGTCTGCCATTAATAATTGCTATTAGAAGATTAATGGTAAGTATTAGCATAGCCTACCTACTCCCAACCCGCCGCTGTAAAACTCAATGACCCATTGCCAAGCAGCTCTCCATCCCGTTTGACGGAGAATTCTCTGGAGGAGACGGGGCGTGACAGGTTGCGTTAAATGACAAATTACAAGTATTTACATGGAAAACACAACAAGATGCCAAGATGGCAAGATGCCGAGATGCCGAGATGCTGGCAGTCTGCGTAATCGATGCGGGGCGCGCGTGTCTCGAGAGCTGGTGGCTGAGGAGCACTCGAAACCACCAAGGTGGTGCAGGAAAACCACACGCCGCCGGAAAGACAATCGAGCTGGTGAGGGGAGCAGGCGGGCGGGGCGGCAAAGTGTACCAACGTCGCGTAATTGAGCGAAAAAGTCAGGACAAGAAGTGAGTTCTGGGCGCCACCTGTCGCCGTTCTACGAAGTGCAGCTCCACAGCTCCTGTCGCCTGAAGTTTACGCATATGGGCGCCTCAAATTGATTGCATTAATGATATGTTGCTGTGCATCCCACCTGGGCGGAGTGGGCTCCAAATGATATCCAGGTCGGCGGTGCAAACGTGTTGATTTCGCACTCAAGTATCTGATGGCAGTTGGAGTCTAAGATACTATCTAAGTGAAAGTTCATAGAATATCTGCGGGGCAACAAAAAGTCAAtgttaatttcattatttaatttattccgttttaaatataaacaatgAATATTAATTAAGTGAAAACGTGGTCGGTTTGCTTTGACTGCTTAAGCTGTGCCAGAGAAATCTAATTCACTCCCAAATCAGGATTAGT
This genomic stretch from Drosophila mauritiana strain mau12 chromosome 2L, ASM438214v1, whole genome shotgun sequence harbors:
- the LOC117146309 gene encoding uncharacterized protein LOC117146309 translates to MYHSSGPRGAHFRRSSQRDQLPRRSSSSTMDMGHYFQRIRRGSTCEAERRAAKAAQDANVPPARLFLRSTSRGLRRVLEIYMPRFQPDEEEQRSEDELGESARTREPQEAPPIATNWAVVTWRTSNAVA